From the genome of Bombus huntii isolate Logan2020A chromosome 14, iyBomHunt1.1, whole genome shotgun sequence, one region includes:
- the LOC126872897 gene encoding filamin-A isoform X5, translating to MPSGNMDKPIITDNRDGTVSIKYDPKEEGQHELAVKFNGEHVQGSPFRFHVDSLANGYVTAYGPGLIYGVCGEPGNFSISTKDVGPGGLSLSIEGPGKATISCHDNKDGTISVSYLPTDPGEYKIGVIFGGKHIRGSPFSAKITGEGRKRNQISVGSSSEVQLPGKITDSDVKSLNASITAPSGLEEPCFLKMLPNGNMCVSFTPREAGPHTVAVKKMGKHVQNSPFKIDVKDREVGDAKKVKVSGPGLVEGKTHVENNFSIDTRNAGFGGLSLSVEGPSKAEIQCKDNEDGTLNISYKPTEPGYYIINLKFADHHVEGSPFTIKVTGEGSNRQREKIQRQREAVPITEVGSQCKITFKIPGITSFDLTATVTSPGGVTEDAEIKEVEDGLYAVAFVPKELGVHTVSVRYKDIHIPGSPFQFTVGPFRDSGAHRVHAGGPGLERGEQGEPCEFNIWTREAGAGTLAVSVEGPSKAQIDFKDRKDGSCYVSYVVSEPGEYRVGIKFNDQHIPDSPHKLYISPAMGDAHKLEVAQFPESGVQPDKPAIFLVRKNGAKGELDAKIVSPSGIEDDCFIQGIDADTYSVRFMPRENGIHNIHVKFNGVHIQGSPYRIKVGKVDADPAALHAYGNGLKEIKTGQKTDFIIDTCNAGSGVLCITVDGPSKVAMDCTEVEEGYKVRYTPLVPGDYYISIKYDGYHIVGSPFKVPCTGADLAERGAQETSSIVVETVQKISKSKHAGPVLPLFKSDASKVTSKGMGLKKAYLGKQNVFTVNAGDAGNNILYIGVYGPKGPCDEVSMKHIGRNNYNVNYLVRERGEYIVIVKWGDDHIPGSPYKVEV from the exons ATGCCGAGCGGGAACATGGACAAACCGATAATCACAGATAATCGGGATGGTACAGTTTCCATCAAATACGATCCCAAAGAAGAGGGACAGCACGAGCTTGCAGTGAAATTTAACGGGGAACATGTTCAAG GTTCACCATTCAGATTCCACGTGGATTCTTTAGCAAATGGCTATGTGACAGCGTACGGACCAGGCTTGATATACGGTGTTTGCGGCGAACCAGGAAACTTCAGCATTTCCACAAAAGACGTCGGACCTGGCGGTCTTTCGCTATCCATTGAAGGACCTGGCAAAGCAACGATCTCCTGCCACGACAATAAAGACGGCACAATTTCAGTTTCGTATTTACCAACCGATCCAGGAGAATACAAAATCGGCGTGATATTTGGCGGCAAACACATCCGAGGCAGTCCTTTTTCCGCTAAAATCACAG GTGAAGGTCGCAAGAGGAACCAAATCTCGGTGGGTTCGTCGAGCGAAGTGCAATTGCCTGGCAAGATAACAGATTCGGACGTGAAGTCCCTGAACGCTTCCATCACGGCACCGAGCGGTCTCGAGGAGCCATGTTTCCTAAAAATGTTGCCAAACGGTAACATGTGTGTCTCCTTCACCCCTCGAGAAGCCGGCCCTCATACGGTGGCGGTGAAGAAGATGGGCAAGCACGTGCAGAACTCACCCTTCAAGATCGACGTGAAGGACCGTGAAGTGGGCGACGCGAAAAAGGTAAAGGTATCCGGACCAGGTTTGGTAGAAGGTAAAACTCACGTGGAGAACAATTTCTCCATCGACACGAGAAACGCTGGTTTCGGTGGCCTCTCGCTCTCGGTGGAAGGGCCAAGCAAAGCAGAGATTCAATGCAAAGACAACGAAGACGGAACTCTGAACATCTCGTACAAGCCGACAGAACCTGGCTATTACATAATAAACTTGAAATTCGCCGATCATCACGTAGAAGGCTCGCCGTTTACGATAAAAGTCACTGGAGAAGGTAGTAATCGTCAAAGGGAGAAGATCCAGAGACAGAGGGAAGCCGTGCCTATTACGGAAGTTGGCAGCCAGTGCAAGATTACCTTCAAGATACCTGGCATCACGTCGTTTGATCTAACAGCAACAGTCACCTCTCCAGGAGGCGTAACCGAGGATGCCGAGATCAAAGAAGTCGAGGATGGCCTTTATGCAGTCGCATTCGTACCGAAAGAGCTCGGAGTGCACACGGTTTCAGTTCGCTACAAGGACATCCACATCCCTGGATCACCGTTCCAATTTACTGTCGGTCCGTTCAGAGATAGCGGAGCACACAGGGTGCATGCTGGCGGTCCTGGCTTGGAAAGAGGAGAACAGGGTGAACCATGCGAATTTAATATTTGGACCAGGGAGGCTGGAGCTGGTACTCTGGCCGTGTCCGTGGAAGGACCTAGCAAGGCTCAAATTGATTTCAAGGATCGAAAGGACGGCAGCTGTTACGTCAGCTACGTCGTCTCCGAACCTG GTGAATACAGGGTAGGAATAAAGTTCAACGATCAGCATATCCCCGATTCCCCGCACAAACTTTACATATCACCGGCGATGGGCGACGCTCATAAGCTGGAAGTGGCGCAATTTCCGGAATCCGGCGTACAACCGGACAAGCCAGCAATCTTCCTCGTTCGCAAAAATGGTGCCAAGGGTGAACTCGATGCGAAG ATCGTGTCTCCCAGCGGTATCGAGGACGATTGCTTCATTCAAGGCATCGACGCTGACACTTATTCGGTGCGGTTTATGCCTCGGGAAAATGGTATCCATAATATCCATGTGAAGTTCAATGGGGTGCACATACAGGGTAGCCCGTACCGCATCAAGGTTGGCAAAGTGGATGCTGATCCAGCCGCGTTACATGCCTATGGAAATGGCCTAAAGGAAATTAAAACTGGCCAGAAAACAGACTTTATCATTGATACGTGCAACGCCGGAAGCGGTGTACTGTGCATAACGGTAGATGGCCCTAGCAAAGTCGCGATGGACTGTACAGAAGTGGAAGAGGGTTACAAAGTTAGATACACACCTTTGGTACCTGGCGATTACTACATTAGCATCAAGTACGATGGATATCACATCGTTGGCTCGCCATTTAAGGTTCCCTGTACCG GTGCGGATCTGGCAGAAAGAGGCGCACAAGAAACCAGTTCGATCGTGGTGGAAACTGTTcaaaaaatttccaaatcaAAGCACGCCGGACCAGTTTTACCTCTGTTCAAGTCAGATGCTAGTAAGGTGACGAGCAAAGGAATGGGTCTAAAGAAAGCATATCTTGGCAAACAGAACGTGTTTACTGTAAACGCTGGCGATGCCG GTAACAATATCTTGTACATTGGTGTGTACGGACCCAAAGGTCCATGCGACGAAGTATCCATGAAGCACATAGGTCGCAACAATTACAACGTGAACTACTTGGTTCGCGAAAGAGGAGAATACATCGTTATCGTAAAATGGGGAGACGATCATATCCCTGGATCGCCATATAAAGTCGAAGTATAA